A window of Cetobacterium somerae ATCC BAA-474 genomic DNA:
TTAAAAGATTGAAGATACTCAGGAATTTGTTCGTTTTCTAAAGCAGTATAAACTGTAATCTCCTTTGTTTTATTGTCTTTAGATACAGGTTTTTCAGAAGAACCACAACTAGTTAAAAGTGTTGCTAAAACCAATGAACCCAATATTTTTTTATTAAATGTCATAAAATCACCCCATTTTTAAATTTAATAATATTATAAAGCATGAGTGTAAAGGTAAAATAAAAAACAGGTAAAAGACAAGTAAAACCAAAAAATAAAAAATAGAAAAGAATTTTTAGTTTTTCCTAGAAAAAAAATGGAAATCAAGATATAATTGAAAGAAAAAGTTATTAATTCATTTATGGGGAGGGGAATATGAACTATAAAGATATGAAAAATGAGAAATTTGGATTTGTATATATCTATGATGAAACGAAAAGTTGTTGAGTTGATGGTATCATGCTCCCTAGGTTAGAGGAGCTTTCTAAAGAATATAAAAATTCTAAATTTTTTCCAATAGATATAAAAAAGAATCCTGAAGTGACAGGAGAATTTTTAGTTTTTGTAACGCCTGTTTTAATTATCTATTATGATGGATTAGAAGTTTTAAAAAAAATAAGATTCTTTTCTATTTCAGAAATAAAAGAAGAAATGGAAAAGTTTTTGGAAAAGATATTGTAGGTTATAATTTTTTAAGGGGGGATAATGAGTATAAAAAGGATACTTTTAGTTTTCTTTTTAAGTTTTAAATTTATAATTTCAATGGATGTATATGTTCCTAAAAATGATAAAGAAAAAAAATACTTAGAAAAAATAAGAGAAAAACAATTGGTATTAGGAATAAAAAATAATTATTTTGCTGATGATAAAATAGAAAATCAATCATTAAATGATATTATAGAAGAATTATTAAAAGATTATTTACAACTTAATATAGTTATAAAAAAAGATAATTGGGATATAATATACAATGAATTCCAAAAAGGTGAAATTGATATTATAAATTTTTTAACTAAAACAAATGAAAGAGAAAAATTTGCAGTTTTTTCAAATAAAATTTTAGCTGAAGAGCTAGTTATTGTATCGAGAGATAAAAAATTAAATACAGCTGAAGATTTAAATGAAAAAAAAGTCTATGTAACTAAAAATACTATCTATGAGAAATTTTTAGAAAGATATAAAATGAAAAATGAATTGCAAATGAAAATAATAAAAGTGGATGATGTAAATCTAAAAAAATTAGATTATTTTGCAGATACTAATTTAAATACAATAGGAGAATCAAATAAACTAAGTATAAGTAGATTACCAGAAACTTCAATTGGAGTTAATAAAAGTTATAAAGATTTAAATTATATAATTAATAATGCTTTGGAAGAAAAATATAGTAAAAAGATGGAAAATTGGTTGAAAAAGCGTAAAGAGTTTATGTTTAAAGATAAATTTTTAAAATCATTAACAGATGAAGAAAAAGAGTATATCCAAAATATGAAACCTTTAAAAATATCATACGGAAATATTGAAAATGTGAGTAGCGATTCTGTAAAAGATAAAAAATTTGTAGGAGTTCTTCCAGGGTTATTAGATTGTTTATTTAAGAAGTTGAGTATTAATATAAAACAAGAAGAAAAAACGAAAAAAATCGAATGGACAACTATTTATGAAGATTTTAATAATGGTAAAATTGATATATTAACTCTTTCTAGAACTCCTGAAAGAGAAGAAAAGTTTATATTCACTAAAAAAATTTATGATTTAAATGTATATCAGATAGAGGTTCTGAAAAATTTATCAAGTAAGAGAAAAGTTGGAGTTATAAAAAATTCAATAGAAGAAACTGTAGCAAAGGAATATTTTTTTAAAGATAACATAAAGATCTATTCAAATAGAGATGAAATGTTATCAGATTTAAAGAACAATAAGTTAACTACAGTCTTATCATTAAACTCAGACATTTATGATAAGAAAAAATATAATATAAGAATATTAGAAAATGTACCAATAAACTTAGCTTTAAATAAAAATAATATAGTATTGAGGGATATTTTAAATAAGGCTATACTAGAGATGGTAGATTTAAAAGATATTCTCAAAAATTCAGAGTTGAATAAAAGAAAAGAGATTATAACAGAGCAAGAAAAACATAAAAACTTAGTTATTTTGGTAACGTTGAGTTGTATATTATTATTAGGTTTAGCATTATATCAAAGCTTTAAAGTTTTTATGCATAAAAGAAAAAATAGAGAGCTATTAAAAGATGAATTAACAGGTTTATATAGTAGAAGAGTTTATAATGAGTTTTGTAAAAATAACAATAGTATAACTGGATGTACTCTTCTTATGGATTTAAATAATTTTAAATTATTAAATGATACACATGGACATGATTATGGAGATCAAGTATTAATTGAAGCTGGAAAACTATTAAAAGAGGTTTTTAAAAATGACTATATATTTAGAATATCAGGAGATGAATTTTATATATTTTCTTGTTATTCAGCAAATATAAAATACAAAATAAAGAAGTTAGAAACTCTTTTTAAAAGCTCTAATTTAATGAAAAAGTATAATATATCTTTTAGTTTAGGATACTATTTAAAAAAAGAGAAGAACTCAATGGAATATGCTTTTAAATATGCAGATTTAGCTATGTATTCAGCAAAAAAGGGTAGAGAAAACTGGTCACAAGAAGCAACATATAATTTTATAAAGAGTAAAAAAAGAAAAAAAATAATCGAAAATTTAATTAGTAAGTCAATAAATATAGAGTTTTATCCAGTGTTTCAAAAAAAGTATGCATTAAAAGATGGAAAAATTATAGGAGCGGAAGCTTTAACAAGGTGGAATAACAATCTTTTAGGAGAAATTTATCCAGATGAATTTATTCCAATAGCAGAAAATTTAGGATTAATTTATAAAGTTGATTATAAAATAGCAGAAGAAGCGGTGAAAAAGACAAAACAACTTCTTAGAGATAATATCGTGGATAAAAATTTTAGAATGTCTTTTAATATGTCAATAGAAACTTTAAAAAGAAAAGATGTAGTAGAAGTTATATTAGATATTTTAAAAAAGTATTCTTTAAGTGGAAAAAACTTAGAGATAGAGATAACAGAAAGTACATTTTTAAATGATGCAGAAGATGTAGTAGTAAAATTAAATAAATTTAGAGAGAATGGAATATATCTTTCAATTGATGATTTTACAGCAGGATATTCTACAGTAGGTTTATTAACAACTTTACCAATAGATGTTGTTAAGTTTGATAAATCATTAATTTCTAGTATTAATGAGGAAAGTGAAAGAGGAAAAAATGTTTATTTAGGGCTAACAAATATGATAAAAAGTTTAAAACTTAAAGTTGTAGCAGAAGGAATTGAGGAGAGAGAACAGTTTGAATTTTTAAAAGAGATAGGAGTTAGTTACGGGCAAGGATATTATTTTGGAAAACCTGAAAGGGAACTAAAGAATGTTTAGAGGAGGTAAGAATGGTAGAGGTTAAAGATTTTAAAGCAGGTGATTGCAATACTCTTTGGAATATAAATAGAAATGCATTTAGAAAAAGCTTAAAAAAAGAGAATTATGAGGATTTTAAAAATATTGTTGAAAACAGCATAGGGAAAGTTTTGCTTTTAGAAAATGAGATAATAGGAGCTATATTTTTAAAAGCACAAAATGAAGAGGGAACATTTAAAGTTGAGAAACTTTTTATTTGTCCAAAGTATCAAAATAGAGGGTTAGGATATTTTATTTTAACTCACTTATCTGAAGAGGATAACTCTATAAAAAAGTTAGAACTAGATATAGACGAAAGCAGTTTTAAAGCAAAAAAATTCTGCGAAAAAATGAAAAAAGAGATTTAGGTGGTAATACCTTTTAACTTATTTTAAGTTTAGGAGGTAAAATATGAAGATGTTTAAAATTTTAGGATTATGTACACTTTTATCAGTAACGCTTTTAGGAAAAGAGATTCAAGTTGTAGCTTACGACTGGGGATATGAACCAAAAGAGATTGTTTTAAAAAAAGATGAACCTGTAAAATTGACTTTAGTGAGTAAAGATGGAGATCATGGATTAGGATCAAAGGAGTTAGGATTTAATTTAGAAGCAGCTCCAGGAAAACCAGCTTCAGTGGAAATAACTCCTACTAAAGTTGGAGAATATACAGGGAAGTGTACAATTCCATGTGGATCAGGACATAAAAAAATGCTTTTAAAGATAAAAGTAGAATAACAATATAAAAGAGGTAAAGATGAAAGAAAAAATATCTGCTTTAGGGCAGTACATAGTAAAACAAACAGGAAAGAATTTTAACTTTAAGATGATAAAACCAGATGGTTATTATAAAGGAGTTTTATTTTCTTATGGTGCAGATGACTATTTAGTTTCAAGTGATAGAGTGGAACTTTTAAGTACAATTGAGTTAATATCTATTAAAACTTCAAAAGATTATCCAGCTAAATTAGTGAGAAGATACACTCACAGTAAGTTTGATAAGATTGGAAAGAAAAAAGAGGATGCAATTGTAATAAATGGAGTAAAGTTTTATATTATAAAGCTATAGTCATATTTAGTTGAAAAAATATAAAAGAGATGATATACTCTTTAAGAATTAAATTTATAAAAAAAGATGTTTGGGAGATCCATCTGTAAAAAAAACCAGCAAGGGGCTAGGTTTATTCTAGCCTTTTTTGTTTGTGTGGATCCCAGAAAGGGAGAGGTTATGAAAAGAATAATTATTGATTGTGATCCAGGAATTGATGATTCACTGGCGCTGATTTTAGCACTGAAATCACCAGAGCTAGATGTTATTGGAATTACTATTTGTGCTGGAAATGTTCCAGTGGAAATTGGAGGAGTTAATGCTTATCGAGTTTTAAAGTTACTAAAAAGAGAGGATATTCCTATTTACGTAGGAGATAATAATCCAATTAAAAGAGATTTAGTAACAGCTCAAGATACTCATGGAGATGATGGAGTTGGGGATGTTTTACCAGAAGTTATCATTCCAAAAGATGCTATTAAATTAGGAGCTGTGGATTATCTTATTAAAACTTTAAAAGAGAATGAGGATGTATCTATAATAGCATTAGGTCCAATGACCAATTTAGCAAAGGCTGTGGAGAGGGAAAAAGAGATTTTAAAAAGAGCTGAAAGAATTGTTTCTATGGGAGGTGCTTTTAGAACTAATGGGAACTGTTCTCAAGTAGCTGAATTTAACTACTGGGTAGATCCAGAATCAGTAAATATTGTTTTTGAAAATGTAGATAAGCCAATAGAGCTTATTCCACTAGATGTAACTAGAAAAATAGTTTTAACACCAAACTATAGAGAGTATTTAAAGCAGATGAAAAATGAAATAGCTGATTTTATTTACAATATAACAGGATTTTATGTTGATTTTCATTGGATGCAAGAAAGAACTTTAGGTTGTGTGATAAACGATCCTTTAGCAGTAGCTTATTTTATAGAACCAAGTCTATGTAGTGGAGTTTTAACTCATTTAGAGTGTGTTGAAAATGGAAGAGCCATTGGGCAAACACTAATAGATATTGGAGATTTTTATAGAAAAACACCAAATGTATTTATAAATACAGAGGTAGATGAGAAAAGATTCTTTGAGCTTTTCTTTCACAGAGTTTTTCCTGAAAATAAAAAAGATAATGAAATAGTGTTAAAGGGGTATTAATATGATGATGAATGGAATGTTATTACAAAATGAGATGTTATGGATAATAAAACTATTTTTAAGTTTTATTATTGTTTTAGGTGCTTATAAATGTTTTGGAAAAACGGGACTTTTTATTTGGATTCCAATATCTATGTTTATAGCAAGTGTTGAGGTAATGGTTTTAGTTAAACTTTTTGGTTTACATGCTTCATTAGGAAATATACCTTATGCTAGTGCATTTTTAGTTACAGATATACTTTCTGAAAAGTATGGGGAAAAAGAGGCTAAGAAAGCTATATGGATAGGATTTTTTACCAATATAGTTATAGCATTTATGATAAATTTTGCACTTATGTTTACTCCAGAAGCTGATGGACTAGAGATGCATACTAATTTAAAATCGATTTTTGGATTGTTCCCAAGATTTATGATAGTGGGATTAGTATCTTATGCAATATCTCAGCATGTGGATATATATCTATATAAGATTTTAAAAGAGAAGTTTCCAAAGCATCTATGGATTAGAAATAATGGAAGTACTATGGTAAGTCAGTTAGTAGATAATATTTTATTTACAACTTTAGCCTTTACTGGGATTTTCTCTTTTGAAGTTATGTTTGAGATATTTTTGAGTACATATATATTAAAATGGATAGTTGCAGCTATGGATACTCCATTTTTATACTTGGCAACTAAAATGGATTCAAAGAAGAGTTTATGTTAAAAAAGTTTTAAATTCAATCATTTGTTGTAAATGTTTCTTATACGAGGTATAATATAAGTAAAATCAAAAAATATTTGATTTTTTTGGAGGTACCAATGAAATCTCACTCAAAATTAAACTGTCCAGAAATTATTTACAATGAATTAGAGCAATTTATCTATTCTAAAAGTTATGTTTTTTTAACAAGAAAATTAGATCATAACATACAGATAAGAAAATACAATATTAATGATTCTTTTGAAACTGTTGCAAAATATATAGACTTACATGGTGGAAAAATTGTATATGGAGTATCGATTTTAGAGTCAGATATTCTTTTTGAAAAGCAAGCTTTTGCTGTATGGGAATCGCCAGAGAATACTCTTCACCATGTGACAAGAGGTTCAAATATGAAAATTATGTTTATTCCAAATGAAAATCCATATGTGATTCCAGAAGATTATGTCAGTGATTTTTATAATCTTTTCTCTACGAAAGAGGAAAGTTGTATAGAGGAATTTATATCTAATAAAAGACGTTTTCAAGAGTTGATGTCAAAGACAACGAGTTCTCTAACAGAAGATGAAATGAACGATATTTGTCGTTATGGAAATCTATCTGCTTTAGAAAGACTTACTAATAAGAAGATAGAGAAAGACTTTGATTTAAAAGATAGAATCTTAAAGAGAGTTAAGAAATAGAGAGATCAAGCTCTAAGTAGACAAAGTGTAATACAAAAGATTAGAGCACCCTTAAAATCGGTTTTGTGCAGTTTCAATCGATTTTATATGGGTGCTCATCTTTATAGAGTAGAAATTAGCAAAAAGGTTAAAACTGAAATTAGAGAGTCAAAAAAATGAACTTTTGTCAAAAAAGTAGTAAAACAACATATTTTAACTTTAATTTATATAAAAATACTTATAAAAGAGGAAAAAGTTAACTTTATGACTTAAAAAATAGGTATTTGTTTAAAGTGTAGTGTTTTATAGAAAGTGTAAAATATAGTATTTGGAGGGGTAAATGTCAGTAAAATTTTATAATGATAATGCAGATGATTTTTTTAACAACACAGTAAATGCAGATATGAGTGCTACTTATAAGATTTTTGAAGAGAAACTTTCAGAAAAAACAGGAGGAATTCTTGATTTAGGTTGCGGAAGTGGAAGGGATGCTAAGCACTTTTTAGATGAAGGATTTACAGTTACAGCTTTAGATCTATCACCAGTTCTAGCTGAGAAAGCTAGTGAATTTATTGGACAAAAGGTTATTGTGGCGGATATGAAAGATTTAGATTTCCAAGATAGATTTATAGGAATCTGGGCTTGTGCTTCATTACTTCATCTGAGAGAGGATGAGGTTTTAGAAACATTGAAAAGATGTCATAAAGCTTTAAAGAAAGATGGAGTTATATATGCATCGTTTAAATATGGAGAAAGTAACTATGAGAAAGATGGAAGAAGTTTTACTTGTTTTACAAAGGATAAATTTTTAGATTTAATAAAAGATTTAGAGTTTTGTTGCTATGAAACTTTTGAAACTGGAGATGTTAGGCCTGGAAGAGAAAAAGAAAGATGGCTTAATATAATTTTGAAAAAGGGATAAAACTTTAGAAAGAATTAGAAATTTTAGAATAAAGGTATATTTTATATAGAATATGCAGTATTAAATCCAGTGAAAACAGGAGTTTAAAAAGCTCTTGTTTTTTTATTAATACCATTACCTTAAAAGTTATTAGATAATATTTTATAAAAAATAGAAAAAATTCTAATAATTTTGTGATATTATATATTTAGAAAAAGAAGTGATACAAGGAGAAAAAATGACAGATCAATTAACAATTAATGGAATAGTATGGAAAGCATGTGATACATTTAGAGGAACTTTAAACTCAAGCCAATATAAGGATTATATTTTAACAATGTTATTTGTTAAATATCTATCAGATTCTCACAAAGAGAAGGTAGAGGAGTTAAAAGCTAAATACAATGGTAATGAGGAAAGAATTAAAAGAGCTTTGGAAAAAGGAGTTTTCATATTAGATGAGGAGTGTAGCTTTGATAAGCTATACTCACAAAAAGATGAGGACAATATTGGTGAGATAATAAATAGAGCCCTTTTAAAGATAGAGGATGATAACTTTAGAAAATTATCTGGTGTATTTAAAAATATTGACTTTAACTCAGAAGCTAATTTAGGAAAAACAAAAGAGAGAAATACACTTTTAAGAACATTATTAGAGGATTTTAACAATCCAGATTTGGATTTAAGACCATCTAAATTAAAGGGAAATGACGTTATTGGTGATGCTTATGAATATTTAATTGCTATGTTTGCAGATGACTCTGGAAAAAAAGGTGGAGAGTTTTTTACTCCTTCAGAGGTATCAACAGTTGT
This region includes:
- a CDS encoding thioredoxin family protein: MLPRLEELSKEYKNSKFFPIDIKKNPEVTGEFLVFVTPVLIIYYDGLEVLKKIRFFSISEIKEEMEKFLEKIL
- a CDS encoding EAL domain-containing protein, which gives rise to MSIKRILLVFFLSFKFIISMDVYVPKNDKEKKYLEKIREKQLVLGIKNNYFADDKIENQSLNDIIEELLKDYLQLNIVIKKDNWDIIYNEFQKGEIDIINFLTKTNEREKFAVFSNKILAEELVIVSRDKKLNTAEDLNEKKVYVTKNTIYEKFLERYKMKNELQMKIIKVDDVNLKKLDYFADTNLNTIGESNKLSISRLPETSIGVNKSYKDLNYIINNALEEKYSKKMENWLKKRKEFMFKDKFLKSLTDEEKEYIQNMKPLKISYGNIENVSSDSVKDKKFVGVLPGLLDCLFKKLSINIKQEEKTKKIEWTTIYEDFNNGKIDILTLSRTPEREEKFIFTKKIYDLNVYQIEVLKNLSSKRKVGVIKNSIEETVAKEYFFKDNIKIYSNRDEMLSDLKNNKLTTVLSLNSDIYDKKKYNIRILENVPINLALNKNNIVLRDILNKAILEMVDLKDILKNSELNKRKEIITEQEKHKNLVILVTLSCILLLGLALYQSFKVFMHKRKNRELLKDELTGLYSRRVYNEFCKNNNSITGCTLLMDLNNFKLLNDTHGHDYGDQVLIEAGKLLKEVFKNDYIFRISGDEFYIFSCYSANIKYKIKKLETLFKSSNLMKKYNISFSLGYYLKKEKNSMEYAFKYADLAMYSAKKGRENWSQEATYNFIKSKKRKKIIENLISKSINIEFYPVFQKKYALKDGKIIGAEALTRWNNNLLGEIYPDEFIPIAENLGLIYKVDYKIAEEAVKKTKQLLRDNIVDKNFRMSFNMSIETLKRKDVVEVILDILKKYSLSGKNLEIEITESTFLNDAEDVVVKLNKFRENGIYLSIDDFTAGYSTVGLLTTLPIDVVKFDKSLISSINEESERGKNVYLGLTNMIKSLKLKVVAEGIEEREQFEFLKEIGVSYGQGYYFGKPERELKNV
- a CDS encoding GNAT family N-acetyltransferase; the protein is MVEVKDFKAGDCNTLWNINRNAFRKSLKKENYEDFKNIVENSIGKVLLLENEIIGAIFLKAQNEEGTFKVEKLFICPKYQNRGLGYFILTHLSEEDNSIKKLELDIDESSFKAKKFCEKMKKEI
- a CDS encoding cupredoxin domain-containing protein translates to MKMFKILGLCTLLSVTLLGKEIQVVAYDWGYEPKEIVLKKDEPVKLTLVSKDGDHGLGSKELGFNLEAAPGKPASVEITPTKVGEYTGKCTIPCGSGHKKMLLKIKVE
- a CDS encoding nucleoside hydrolase; the protein is MKRIIIDCDPGIDDSLALILALKSPELDVIGITICAGNVPVEIGGVNAYRVLKLLKREDIPIYVGDNNPIKRDLVTAQDTHGDDGVGDVLPEVIIPKDAIKLGAVDYLIKTLKENEDVSIIALGPMTNLAKAVEREKEILKRAERIVSMGGAFRTNGNCSQVAEFNYWVDPESVNIVFENVDKPIELIPLDVTRKIVLTPNYREYLKQMKNEIADFIYNITGFYVDFHWMQERTLGCVINDPLAVAYFIEPSLCSGVLTHLECVENGRAIGQTLIDIGDFYRKTPNVFINTEVDEKRFFELFFHRVFPENKKDNEIVLKGY
- a CDS encoding queuosine precursor transporter, which translates into the protein MMMNGMLLQNEMLWIIKLFLSFIIVLGAYKCFGKTGLFIWIPISMFIASVEVMVLVKLFGLHASLGNIPYASAFLVTDILSEKYGEKEAKKAIWIGFFTNIVIAFMINFALMFTPEADGLEMHTNLKSIFGLFPRFMIVGLVSYAISQHVDIYLYKILKEKFPKHLWIRNNGSTMVSQLVDNILFTTLAFTGIFSFEVMFEIFLSTYILKWIVAAMDTPFLYLATKMDSKKSLC
- a CDS encoding class I SAM-dependent methyltransferase — its product is MSVKFYNDNADDFFNNTVNADMSATYKIFEEKLSEKTGGILDLGCGSGRDAKHFLDEGFTVTALDLSPVLAEKASEFIGQKVIVADMKDLDFQDRFIGIWACASLLHLREDEVLETLKRCHKALKKDGVIYASFKYGESNYEKDGRSFTCFTKDKFLDLIKDLEFCCYETFETGDVRPGREKERWLNIILKKG